One window of Elaeis guineensis isolate ETL-2024a chromosome 11, EG11, whole genome shotgun sequence genomic DNA carries:
- the LOC105053586 gene encoding LOW QUALITY PROTEIN: uncharacterized protein (The sequence of the model RefSeq protein was modified relative to this genomic sequence to represent the inferred CDS: deleted 2 bases in 1 codon) → MRIRKCASKLLGSANAYASPPLRSPSSESWDSQASAAAGLLCELNRSPWDLIPNLHDSSIIAFQEEEKEQGLDRGIMGNSIKLEEEPIPLNKSKEEMEEREEKDKRKKKKIRRKRKEKEIETGSTTAAETTVSCKKSDGKGWHCKRPANLPHSLCLYHLAQLRSYSYSHSKVANPRTGTQFSVQNKKGDASGDGGNLYYYYYYAGFGPWRGKRRGDKTGDVVNGDDTAIEPEEEEERGKEDSKYGDECDAPVAGDDEEEGDEDDGRVLHGDDDDGEEDSSDEEKKRNRRKRGRKPVKARSLKSLL, encoded by the exons ATGAGGATTAGAAAGTGCGCTTCGAAGCTTCTGGGTTCGGCGAACGCGTACGCTTCGCCGCCGCTCCGGTCGCCGTCGTCGGAATCGTGGGACTCGCAAGCTTCTGCCGCTGCCGGGCTTCTCTGCGAGCTCAACCGCTCGCCTTGGGATTTGATACCCAATCTCCACGACAGTAGCATCATCGCATTCCAG gaggaggagaaggaacaAGGGTTGGATAGGGGCATTATGGGAAATAGCATCAAGCTTGAAGAAGAACCCATCCCTCTAAATAAAAG TAAGGAGgagatggaggagagagaggagaaggataagaggaagaagaagaagataaggaggaagaggaaggagaaagAGATCGAGACGGGCTCTACGACGGCTGCTGAGACCACTGTTAGCTGTAAGAAGAGTGATGGTAAGGGATGGCACTGCAAAAGACCGGCGAACCTACCCCACTCCCTTTGCCTCTACCACCTCGCGCAGCTTCGATCATATAGTTACAGCCATAGTAAAGTCGCCAACCCAAGAACCGGAACCCAGTTTAGTGTTCAGAATAAGAAGGGGGATGCAAGTGGTGATGGTGGTAACTTGTATTACTACTACTACTACGCTGGGTTCGGACCTTGGCGAGGAAAGAGGAGAGGAGATAAAACTGGTGATGTTGTTAATGGCGACGATACTGCTATCgaaccggaggaggag gaagaaagggGGAAGGAAGATTCGAAGTATGGCGATGAATGTGATGCTCCAGTGGCCGGCGACGACGAAGAAGAAGGTGATGAAGATGATGGGAGGGTACTCCATGGAGATGATGACGACGGCGAGGAGGATAGCAGTgatgaggaaaagaagaggaatcgtaggaagagaggaaggaagcccGTGAAGGCTCGCTCTCTCAAGTCTCTACTGTAG